A genomic region of Leptolyngbya sp. NIES-2104 contains the following coding sequences:
- a CDS encoding ABC transporter ATP-binding protein, whose product MTTATEPSILDTQQSPPLLEVREMTKRFGSFTALDRVSMTLKPGTFHALLGENGAGKSTLVKCIMGFYTPTSGKVQLDGQDCTIASPRDAQKYGIGMVYQHFTSVPAMTVAENLIIARSGGNLVINWKAEIEKLSAFMQTSPFQLPLDALVSQLAAGEKQKLEILKLLYLKSKILILDEPTSVLTPSEADEILGLLREQVSAGQLSVLLISHKMREVTGFTDEITVLRRGKLAGTGSMSVLTVPDITEMMMGERREPQPVEKVPHDNPVPVLEVQNLHADKDNGLEGVAGVNLNVHSGEIVGIAGISGNGQREFVEVLAGQRSLTSGQILVNGEIYQATRSQMFQHGVFVLPEEPLKNACVPHMSVAENLALRTFDRPPQSKGLLLIFKAIREAAQGLIQQFRIKTPSPETPVRDLSGGNVQRTVLARELSSNRVKLLITANPCFGLDFAAVEDIHNQILEARNRGVAVLLVSEDLDELLKLSDRILVISGGKFLYESSIDKADFNAIGRSMTGH is encoded by the coding sequence GGCGAAAACGGGGCGGGAAAAAGTACGCTCGTGAAGTGCATTATGGGGTTTTATACGCCGACGAGCGGCAAGGTGCAACTGGACGGACAGGATTGTACGATCGCTTCTCCTCGCGATGCCCAAAAATACGGGATCGGCATGGTGTATCAGCATTTCACCTCAGTTCCAGCGATGACGGTCGCGGAAAATTTGATCATTGCTCGATCGGGCGGCAATCTCGTGATCAATTGGAAAGCCGAAATCGAAAAACTCTCGGCATTTATGCAAACTTCGCCGTTTCAATTGCCTCTGGATGCTCTGGTGTCTCAACTGGCAGCAGGCGAAAAACAAAAGCTTGAAATTCTCAAACTGCTTTATCTCAAGAGCAAGATTCTGATTCTCGATGAGCCGACTTCGGTTCTAACACCGAGTGAAGCTGATGAAATTCTCGGACTGCTGCGAGAACAGGTGAGCGCAGGACAATTAAGCGTTTTGCTGATTAGTCATAAAATGCGTGAAGTCACGGGCTTTACTGATGAAATTACCGTTTTACGGCGCGGTAAATTAGCGGGAACAGGCAGCATGAGCGTTCTCACGGTTCCTGACATTACCGAAATGATGATGGGTGAACGACGCGAACCGCAACCCGTCGAAAAAGTCCCACACGATAACCCAGTTCCAGTGCTGGAAGTTCAGAATCTTCATGCTGATAAAGATAATGGACTCGAAGGCGTGGCAGGCGTAAATTTGAATGTTCATAGCGGCGAAATTGTTGGAATTGCGGGCATCTCAGGCAACGGACAGCGGGAATTTGTCGAAGTCTTGGCGGGACAGCGATCGCTGACTTCTGGACAAATTCTCGTCAACGGGGAAATCTACCAAGCCACACGATCGCAGATGTTCCAACATGGCGTATTCGTTCTACCTGAAGAACCGCTCAAAAATGCCTGTGTCCCTCACATGAGCGTGGCGGAAAATTTGGCGCTGCGAACCTTCGATCGACCCCCCCAATCCAAAGGTCTACTGCTGATTTTCAAAGCGATTCGCGAAGCGGCTCAAGGACTCATCCAACAGTTCCGCATCAAAACGCCATCTCCAGAAACCCCAGTGCGAGACTTATCAGGCGGAAATGTGCAGCGAACTGTTCTAGCACGAGAGCTTTCCTCCAATCGCGTCAAGCTACTCATCACGGCAAACCCCTGCTTTGGTCTAGATTTTGCGGCAGTTGAAGATATTCACAATCAGATTCTGGAAGCGCGAAATCGGGGTGTTGCGGTGCTCTTAGTCAGCGAGGACTTAGATGAACTGCTGAAATTGTCCGATCGCATTCTAGTGATTAGCGGCGGTAAATTTCTATACGAAAGTTCAATTGACAAAGCCGACTTCAATGCGATCGGACGCAGTATGACTGGGCACTAA
- a CDS encoding tetratricopeptide repeat protein — protein MKSFAQIWLPIAVFSLSLFGQPQLAAQTPTLVQESAESHRAFDQGMRHLRNRSYQNAIAEFNRAIQLDPNFKEAYSGRGLAQLQSGQLPQALDSYNRILQIDPKAAIAYSGLALVRSRLGDERQARLDTEKSAALMAEQTTRHLYHSDLSLLELSIATAGQTPQGDVWKLIEQGYRQIDAQNFRAALNTFNQAVELLPSGSARPYVDRGVAYLWMQDYRSAIADFSTAIRFNPFYIKAYEYRARAHERMGQTQAARADMQRAINLARQFGAQAMYQELTRQQARQ, from the coding sequence ATGAAATCGTTCGCTCAGATTTGGCTTCCGATCGCAGTCTTTTCGCTTTCACTTTTCGGACAACCGCAACTTGCCGCCCAAACTCCCACGCTCGTTCAAGAAAGCGCCGAAAGTCACCGCGCCTTTGATCAAGGAATGCGACACCTCCGCAATCGCAGCTATCAAAACGCGATCGCAGAATTTAACCGCGCCATCCAACTCGATCCCAACTTCAAAGAGGCATACAGCGGACGCGGACTCGCACAACTTCAAAGCGGACAATTACCGCAAGCGCTAGACAGCTACAACCGGATTCTGCAAATTGATCCCAAAGCCGCCATCGCGTATTCAGGATTGGCACTGGTGCGATCGCGTTTAGGCGACGAACGCCAAGCGAGACTTGATACTGAAAAAAGTGCGGCGTTGATGGCAGAGCAAACCACTCGACATCTCTATCACAGCGACTTAAGTCTGCTTGAACTTTCGATCGCGACCGCTGGACAAACTCCGCAAGGCGATGTCTGGAAGTTGATTGAACAAGGATATCGCCAAATTGATGCCCAAAATTTTCGAGCTGCGTTAAATACGTTCAATCAAGCGGTTGAGTTATTGCCATCGGGATCGGCACGTCCTTATGTTGATCGAGGAGTTGCCTATCTCTGGATGCAGGATTATCGCTCGGCGATCGCTGATTTTTCCACTGCAATCCGGTTCAATCCGTTCTACATCAAAGCCTATGAGTATCGCGCTCGTGCTCATGAACGGATGGGACAAACTCAAGCCGCAAGAGCCGATATGCAGAGAGCGATCAATCTTGCTCGTCAGTTTGGTGCTCAGGCAATGTATCAGGAATTGACTCGCCAGCAAGCAAGACAGTGA
- a CDS encoding DUF2252 domain-containing protein yields MSSQTVVDRIIEFNQGRDPELLKLKYKAMSKDAFVFLRGTCHLFYQDLPVEGVFRSAPPVWSCGDLHLQNFGTFKGDDRLVYFDVNDFDESLLAPCTWDISRLIISTIVGAHALNISDEDAIELCQYFLEIYTKELSSGKDRTIHNEVSTGLVKELLTQLKTRKRKDFLDERTELKGKQRSLKLIDGKTTPATEDQRQRVKDAIAKYAESQENLKFYTVLDVMHRIAGTGSLGLDRYVILVEGNGSPNQNYLLDLKASRSSSLRPYTPYPQPNWSNEAERITAIQDRFQESPPALLTPLVIQNQPYVLRELQPTADRVNLESKDGKIKRLKKVIKTMAEVTAWGQMRSTGRQKSAIADDLIEFAATAPEWHSEVMEYARSYAAQVERDYQAFKTQLGK; encoded by the coding sequence ATGTCAAGTCAAACTGTTGTCGATCGAATTATCGAATTCAATCAAGGGCGCGACCCTGAACTGTTGAAGCTGAAATACAAAGCGATGTCAAAAGATGCGTTTGTGTTTCTGCGTGGAACTTGTCATTTGTTTTATCAAGATTTGCCCGTTGAAGGTGTGTTTAGATCGGCTCCTCCGGTTTGGAGTTGTGGCGATTTGCATTTGCAGAATTTTGGCACGTTTAAGGGTGACGATCGCTTAGTTTATTTCGATGTGAATGATTTCGATGAATCGCTGTTAGCGCCCTGTACCTGGGACATTTCGCGACTGATCATTAGTACGATCGTCGGTGCTCATGCCCTGAATATCAGTGATGAAGACGCGATCGAGCTTTGCCAGTATTTTCTCGAAATCTATACCAAAGAACTGTCAAGCGGGAAAGATCGAACCATTCATAATGAGGTTTCAACGGGACTTGTCAAAGAGTTACTCACTCAATTGAAAACGCGCAAACGTAAAGATTTTCTAGATGAGCGTACGGAACTCAAAGGCAAACAACGATCGCTAAAACTCATCGATGGCAAAACGACACCCGCAACCGAAGACCAACGGCAAAGGGTGAAAGATGCGATTGCGAAATATGCCGAATCTCAAGAAAATCTAAAATTTTATACGGTTCTCGATGTGATGCACCGGATTGCTGGAACTGGAAGTTTGGGACTCGATCGCTATGTGATTTTAGTCGAGGGCAACGGTTCCCCAAATCAGAATTACTTGCTTGATCTCAAAGCATCACGCTCCTCTTCCCTGCGACCCTATACACCCTATCCTCAACCGAATTGGAGCAACGAAGCCGAACGAATTACAGCGATTCAAGATCGATTTCAAGAATCTCCGCCTGCTTTATTAACGCCGTTGGTGATTCAGAATCAGCCTTATGTGCTGCGAGAATTGCAACCGACTGCCGATCGCGTCAATCTCGAAAGCAAAGACGGCAAGATTAAACGCCTGAAAAAAGTAATCAAAACGATGGCAGAAGTGACCGCTTGGGGACAAATGCGAAGTACAGGGCGACAAAAATCTGCGATCGCAGACGATCTAATCGAGTTCGCTGCCACTGCTCCAGAATGGCATTCGGAAGTGATGGAATATGCACGATCGTATGCCGCCCAAGTTGAGCGAGACTATCAAGCATTCAAAACTCAACTTGGGAAGTGA
- a CDS encoding YifB family Mg chelatase-like AAA ATPase produces the protein MLARVWSASLVGIDAVKVGVEVDVAGGLPGIVVVGLPGTEIQESKERVRTAIKNAGFAFPMRRIVINLAPADLRKEGPSFDLPISIGILAASDQVAVESLENYLFLGEVSLDGSLRPVAGVLAIAAAAKSLGISNLVVPADNVREAAVVKDLNVYGFKHLSEVGAFLNDSSGYIPARIDGELELAEMQFSAPDLRDVKGQAHARRALEIAAAGGHNLIFVGPPGSGKTMLARRLPGIMPPLEFQEALEVTQIHSVAGLLKEKGSLIGVRPFRSPHHSASGAALVGGGTFPRPGEISLAHRGILFLDELTEFRRDVLEFLRQPLEDGSVTISRTRQSVSFPAQFTLVASTNPCPCGFYADTVQACTCSPRAREQYWARLSGPLMDRIDLQVGVNRLKPEEITQQPTGEDSETVRERVQQARDRASQRFQNTPLRCNAEMQSAHLREWCKLDNGTRSLLENAIRRLGLSVRASDRILKVARTIADLAGDNDLQTPHVAEAIQYRTIDRMQ, from the coding sequence ATGTTAGCGCGAGTTTGGAGTGCGTCCCTGGTGGGCATCGATGCGGTGAAAGTGGGGGTAGAAGTCGATGTCGCTGGGGGATTGCCCGGAATCGTCGTCGTGGGATTACCCGGAACTGAGATTCAAGAATCGAAAGAGCGAGTGAGAACGGCGATTAAGAATGCTGGATTTGCGTTTCCGATGCGGCGAATTGTGATCAATTTGGCTCCGGCAGATTTGCGTAAGGAGGGACCGAGTTTTGATTTACCGATCAGTATCGGAATCTTGGCGGCATCGGATCAGGTAGCGGTTGAGAGTTTGGAGAATTATTTATTTTTAGGCGAAGTTTCTCTTGATGGAAGCTTGCGTCCGGTTGCGGGAGTTTTAGCGATCGCTGCCGCTGCCAAATCTCTCGGCATTTCTAACTTAGTTGTACCTGCCGATAACGTTCGAGAAGCCGCTGTCGTCAAAGATCTCAACGTTTACGGATTCAAGCATTTATCAGAAGTTGGCGCTTTTCTCAATGATTCTAGTGGCTACATTCCGGCTCGAATCGATGGTGAGCTTGAACTTGCAGAAATGCAGTTTTCTGCCCCAGATTTGCGAGATGTCAAAGGGCAAGCTCATGCCCGTCGCGCTTTGGAGATTGCCGCTGCGGGTGGACACAATTTGATTTTCGTTGGACCTCCGGGCAGTGGAAAAACGATGTTGGCGCGTCGATTACCGGGAATTATGCCGCCGTTGGAGTTTCAAGAAGCGCTAGAAGTGACTCAAATTCATTCGGTTGCTGGATTGCTGAAAGAGAAAGGATCGCTGATTGGCGTTCGTCCGTTTCGCAGTCCGCATCATTCCGCTTCGGGGGCGGCGTTGGTTGGGGGTGGAACGTTTCCCCGTCCTGGAGAGATTTCGCTGGCTCACCGAGGGATCTTGTTTTTAGATGAATTAACAGAATTTCGACGGGATGTTCTAGAGTTTCTCCGGCAGCCTTTAGAAGACGGAAGTGTGACGATTTCTCGCACTCGACAATCGGTTTCATTTCCAGCACAGTTCACATTAGTTGCGAGTACGAATCCTTGTCCTTGTGGATTTTATGCAGATACGGTTCAAGCTTGTACTTGTTCACCGAGGGCGAGAGAGCAATACTGGGCGAGACTTTCAGGTCCTCTAATGGACAGAATTGATCTACAAGTGGGCGTGAATCGGCTCAAACCTGAAGAGATTACACAGCAACCGACCGGAGAAGATTCGGAAACAGTGAGGGAGAGAGTGCAACAGGCACGCGATCGCGCTTCCCAACGTTTTCAAAACACCCCACTCCGCTGCAATGCCGAGATGCAGAGCGCTCATCTGCGCGAATGGTGCAAACTCGATAACGGAACGCGATCGCTGTTAGAAAATGCGATTCGACGCTTAGGATTATCGGTTCGTGCTAGCGATCGCATTCTCAAAGTGGCGAGAACGATCGCTGATCTGGCAGGCGATAACGATCTACAAACGCCTCATGTTGCAGAAGCAATTCAGTATCGGACGATCGATCGGATGCAGTAG
- a CDS encoding histidine triad nucleotide-binding protein, whose translation MSDSNDTIFGKIIRKEIPADIVYEDDLALAFRDVNPQAPVHILVIPKQPIAKLADAESTDHALMGHLLLTVKRVAEQEGLTNGYRVVINTGEDGGQTVYHLHLHLLGGRSMSWPPG comes from the coding sequence ATGAGCGACTCGAACGACACCATTTTTGGCAAGATTATTCGCAAAGAAATTCCGGCTGACATTGTTTATGAAGATGATCTAGCGCTGGCATTTCGCGACGTGAATCCTCAAGCGCCCGTTCATATTCTGGTGATTCCCAAACAACCGATCGCGAAACTTGCCGATGCCGAATCGACAGATCATGCCCTGATGGGACATTTATTACTCACCGTTAAACGAGTTGCAGAACAAGAAGGACTCACGAACGGGTATCGAGTCGTGATCAATACAGGTGAAGATGGCGGTCAAACCGTGTATCATCTACATCTGCATTTATTAGGAGGTCGATCGATGAGTTGGCCCCCCGGATAG
- the recR gene encoding recombination mediator RecR, giving the protein MGGKATVYTRPLARLIEQLQHLPGVGPKSAQRLALHLIKRPEEEVKALAMALMEAKLQVGYCSVCGHLSAEPVCDICRSPQRDTKTICVVGDSRDVIALEKTREYRGKYHVLGGLISPIDGIGPEQLNIKQLVRRVSQQKVEEVILAISPSVEGETTTLYVGSLLKPFTRVTRIAFGLPMGGDLEYADEVTLARALEGRRELD; this is encoded by the coding sequence ATCGGAGGAAAAGCCACGGTTTACACACGTCCCTTAGCTCGATTAATCGAGCAATTGCAGCACCTCCCTGGTGTTGGACCCAAATCTGCCCAACGCTTAGCCCTACATTTGATTAAACGCCCCGAAGAAGAAGTGAAAGCTTTAGCAATGGCGTTGATGGAGGCAAAGCTTCAAGTTGGGTACTGTTCTGTGTGTGGTCATTTGTCAGCGGAACCTGTTTGCGATATTTGTCGATCGCCGCAGCGTGACACGAAAACGATTTGCGTCGTGGGGGATTCTCGTGACGTGATTGCACTAGAGAAAACGCGGGAATATCGCGGCAAGTATCACGTTTTAGGCGGATTGATTTCACCGATCGATGGCATTGGACCCGAACAACTCAACATCAAGCAACTGGTTCGTCGCGTGAGCCAGCAGAAAGTCGAGGAAGTGATTTTAGCGATTAGTCCGAGCGTTGAAGGTGAAACGACCACGCTCTATGTCGGGAGTTTGCTCAAACCGTTTACTCGTGTGACTCGAATCGCGTTCGGGTTGCCGATGGGGGGCGATTTAGAATACGCCGATGAAGTGACTCTGGCAAGAGCACTGGAAGGAAGACGCGAATTGGATTAA
- a CDS encoding VOC family protein yields the protein MPTTKTYYVDGLGCSLGRENDQSAILNLYGHQLVAHVTPDEIAPQKGIYPRHFGLVFTDEAEWKALLDRAEQKHLKFYQQPKQRFPSTPLEHRTFFLIDPFGNLMEYKHYAHQGAIFGAQNSSQIGDREN from the coding sequence ATTCCCACGACAAAAACCTATTACGTAGACGGTTTAGGCTGTAGTTTGGGACGAGAAAATGATCAATCTGCAATTCTAAATCTGTATGGTCATCAACTCGTCGCCCATGTGACCCCGGACGAAATCGCACCGCAGAAAGGCATTTACCCACGTCATTTTGGGCTAGTCTTCACCGACGAAGCTGAGTGGAAAGCGCTGCTCGATCGAGCCGAACAAAAACACCTCAAGTTCTACCAACAACCGAAACAGCGCTTTCCCAGCACTCCGCTCGAACACCGGACTTTCTTCCTAATTGATCCGTTCGGCAACTTGATGGAGTACAAACACTACGCCCATCAAGGCGCGATTTTTGGAGCACAGAATTCTAGTCAAATTGGCGATCGCGAGAACTAG
- a CDS encoding TIGR00297 family protein — protein sequence MPLNISDWLIAIAVNTVLLGVAAIVPKKLLTPGGLANAWILGVLVWGCLGWQGYLLVMFYFLVGSGVTFIGKDQKEALGIAEARSGARGAGNVWGSALVGSICAVLAFVLANQQIAIDLIPLLQLGFVASFCTKLSDTCGTEIGKAYGQRTFLITTLKPVPRGTEGAVSLEGTIAGIVGSISIAIVGWLLGLISPIGIGICVIAAFVATTIESLIGATIEDKVPLLTHDVVNILNTLIGAIVAIAIGLVL from the coding sequence ATGCCTCTAAATATCTCAGACTGGCTGATTGCGATCGCGGTGAACACGGTTCTGCTCGGAGTGGCTGCGATCGTGCCGAAGAAACTCCTGACTCCTGGTGGATTAGCAAACGCTTGGATTCTTGGAGTGCTGGTCTGGGGCTGTCTGGGATGGCAAGGCTATTTATTAGTCATGTTCTACTTTCTAGTTGGGTCTGGCGTGACCTTTATTGGCAAGGATCAGAAAGAAGCTTTGGGCATTGCGGAAGCGCGATCGGGAGCCAGAGGAGCCGGGAATGTTTGGGGATCAGCACTGGTTGGATCGATTTGTGCAGTTCTAGCGTTTGTGTTGGCGAATCAGCAGATCGCGATCGATTTAATTCCATTGCTGCAATTGGGATTTGTAGCAAGTTTCTGCACCAAGCTTTCTGATACTTGCGGAACTGAAATCGGGAAAGCTTACGGACAGCGAACTTTTTTGATTACGACTTTGAAGCCTGTCCCGCGTGGAACTGAAGGAGCCGTGAGTTTAGAAGGAACGATCGCGGGAATTGTTGGATCGATCTCGATTGCGATCGTCGGCTGGTTACTTGGACTTATTAGCCCAATCGGAATTGGAATTTGTGTGATCGCGGCGTTTGTGGCAACCACGATCGAGAGTTTGATCGGAGCCACGATCGAAGATAAAGTCCCGCTTCTCACTCACGATGTCGTGAATATTTTGAACACGCTAATTGGTGCGATCGTGGCAATTGCGATCGGACTGGTGCTTTAG
- a CDS encoding Uma2 family endonuclease: MQPNLRFPPANQKLLTMYDLPSEDPMESGLPDEFHDIQPQLLSQTLRLADYDSDRIFTGTDINLYYAPDHPRWHKRPDWFLVVDVPRLYAQEDLRLSYVAWDEGRSPSVVVELLSPGREFEDLGAFTDELIEEDIPHDLPPYTIEDDETGIKPPHKLQVYGEILQIPYYFVFSRYSNRLRFFQFIDGRYQEQRVDRENPRVWLPLLGIGLGVWYGKFERFTRSWIRWYDAEGNWIPSYPERIEQERQAREQAESQLRQVVVNLLRSGMSIDQIAQITGISEAKIREF; the protein is encoded by the coding sequence ATGCAGCCGAACTTGAGATTTCCTCCCGCGAATCAGAAGCTTCTGACCATGTATGATTTGCCGAGTGAAGATCCAATGGAGTCCGGTTTGCCCGACGAATTTCATGACATTCAACCGCAATTACTCAGTCAAACGCTTCGATTAGCGGATTATGACAGCGATCGCATTTTCACAGGCACAGATATCAATCTCTACTACGCGCCCGATCATCCTCGCTGGCATAAACGCCCGGATTGGTTTCTTGTCGTGGATGTGCCGAGATTGTACGCGCAGGAAGATCTTAGATTGAGCTATGTCGCGTGGGATGAAGGTCGATCGCCCAGTGTCGTTGTTGAACTGCTTTCACCCGGTCGAGAGTTTGAAGATTTGGGCGCGTTTACCGATGAACTGATTGAGGAGGACATCCCGCACGATTTGCCGCCTTATACGATCGAAGACGATGAAACGGGCATCAAACCGCCCCACAAATTGCAAGTGTACGGGGAGATTTTACAAATTCCGTACTACTTTGTATTTAGTCGGTACAGCAATCGTTTACGGTTTTTCCAGTTCATCGACGGACGCTATCAGGAACAGCGAGTCGATCGAGAAAATCCGCGAGTCTGGCTCCCATTACTGGGAATTGGTTTAGGCGTTTGGTACGGCAAATTTGAGAGATTTACACGCTCTTGGATTCGTTGGTACGATGCTGAGGGGAATTGGATTCCATCCTATCCAGAACGAATCGAGCAAGAGCGACAAGCACGAGAACAGGCGGAATCTCAACTGAGACAGGTTGTGGTGAATTTATTGCGATCGGGAATGTCGATCGACCAAATTGCTCAAATCACTGGAATTTCTGAAGCTAAAATCCGCGAATTCTAG
- a CDS encoding SDR family oxidoreductase codes for MAFKTVLVAGASRGIGLAVAEHLALQTERLISVSRSTSSIGEWIQADLSNLSGVETVAKAIGNDPLDALLYMGGTWETHAFTDQYKFEDCSDADIATVIAVNLIAPIRLVKALLPALRKSENPKIVFMGALSGCENVPGREVANSASKFGLRGVVHSLREELRSQQIGVTVINPGNIGTSEVLADLASENLLGGEAIPLTDLLKIIDCILSVSRATCIKEIDVPAMLGTWA; via the coding sequence GTGGCATTCAAGACAGTTCTTGTAGCGGGGGCGAGTCGTGGAATCGGGCTTGCCGTAGCAGAACATTTAGCACTGCAGACTGAGCGATTGATTTCGGTATCGCGATCGACCTCTTCGATCGGAGAATGGATTCAAGCTGATTTATCGAATTTATCGGGTGTGGAAACAGTGGCGAAAGCGATCGGCAATGATCCGTTAGATGCACTACTTTACATGGGCGGAACTTGGGAAACTCACGCTTTTACCGATCAGTACAAATTTGAAGACTGCTCAGATGCCGATATTGCAACTGTGATTGCAGTGAATTTAATCGCGCCGATTCGATTGGTGAAAGCCTTGTTGCCTGCACTACGGAAATCTGAGAATCCGAAAATTGTGTTTATGGGTGCGCTTTCGGGTTGTGAGAATGTTCCGGGGCGCGAAGTAGCGAATAGTGCTTCTAAGTTTGGATTGCGTGGAGTCGTGCATTCTTTACGGGAAGAATTGCGATCGCAGCAAATCGGCGTAACCGTAATCAATCCCGGCAATATTGGAACATCCGAAGTTTTAGCAGATTTGGCATCAGAAAATTTGCTCGGTGGTGAAGCGATTCCGCTCACTGATCTGCTGAAAATTATCGATTGCATTCTCTCAGTGTCAAGAGCAACTTGCATTAAAGAAATTGATGTGCCTGCAATGTTGGGAACTTGGGCTTAA
- the xth gene encoding exodeoxyribonuclease III, giving the protein MKIATWNVNSIRTRLSHVTDWLKQNPIDLLCVQETKVIDELFPHAAIAEVGYYAYAFGQKSYNGVALISRSPLQKVDMGFSAILPAETVGDLDDQKRVISTVLNGVRIVDLYVPNGSAVGSEKYEYKLRWLKVLREYLQVLLQESPSLLVCGDFNIALEDIDIHNSKGREKQVMATDVEREALRHVLELGLSDAFRKFTIEGGHYSWWDYRSAGFRRNAGWRIDHHYLTPDLYDRAVGCVIDRAPRELEQPSDHTPVIVELA; this is encoded by the coding sequence ATGAAGATTGCAACTTGGAATGTCAATTCGATTCGGACGCGCCTTTCTCATGTTACGGATTGGCTGAAACAAAACCCGATCGATCTTTTATGTGTGCAAGAAACGAAGGTGATCGATGAATTATTTCCTCATGCTGCGATCGCAGAAGTAGGCTATTACGCTTATGCGTTCGGGCAAAAGAGCTACAACGGCGTTGCGTTGATTAGTCGATCGCCGCTACAAAAAGTAGATATGGGTTTCAGTGCAATTCTCCCTGCTGAAACTGTAGGCGATTTAGATGACCAAAAGCGTGTCATCAGTACTGTTCTCAATGGTGTTCGGATTGTTGATCTTTATGTTCCGAATGGTTCAGCCGTTGGCAGTGAGAAATACGAATACAAATTACGTTGGTTGAAAGTTCTACGCGAATATCTACAAGTATTGCTTCAAGAATCCCCTTCGCTTCTCGTTTGTGGTGATTTTAATATTGCACTTGAAGATATCGATATTCACAATTCAAAAGGACGTGAAAAACAAGTGATGGCAACCGATGTAGAGCGTGAAGCGTTGCGTCATGTTTTAGAGTTGGGATTGTCTGATGCGTTTCGGAAATTCACGATCGAAGGCGGACACTATAGCTGGTGGGATTATCGATCGGCTGGATTTCGTCGGAATGCGGGATGGCGGATTGATCACCACTATTTGACACCGGATTTATACGATCGGGCGGTTGGTTGTGTGATCGATCGTGCTCCTCGTGAACTCGAACAACCGAGCGATCATACTCCTGTAATCGTGGAACTCGCTTAA